The nucleotide window AAGAGATGGCTGATCTTCGTACTCGAAACGAACTTACCACGTGCTTTGCGGGAATTGCAACTTCCCGGTGAAGCTCTCACCGATTCCACCGCTGCTCAAGGGGCGATATCGTCACTTAGCGGGATGGATTTTGAATCCAGTGAAGACGCTGAACACCAATTGCTCCACAATCCTCCACAGCCATCCCACCTTCTAAGTTAGTTCGAATTGACATTATGATTAGCAAGAACCGGCTCAAGCAATTTGCCTTCGGACTTCTCACCTGTGTCGTCGTGATCTCTTTTCACGCGACGTCCGCGTCGGCCCAGCGTCGAAAAAGCATTCCGGATTTTACGCAGGGCGGCGAAACAGACGGTAGCCACGACTGGACGCTTGGCCCCACCGGTGCACGTGGTTGGATCTACGCGTGGAAGCATACTGCGGATGCCCGCCAAATCTTGATCACCAGGGTCGCCAAAGGCTCGCCTGCGGACGGCATTCTCGAAGCCGGTGATGTCATCCTGGGCATTGATGGGAAGCCATTTGATGACGATGCAAGGATCCAGTTCGCCCGCGCCGTGACGCGAGCAGAGCAGGAAGAATCAGGTGGCGTCCTGAAACTCGTCCGCTGGCGTGAAGGACAATCGGTGAATGCCGAGATCCAAATCCCGGTGATGGGAACCTACAGCGATACCGCGCCATACGACTGTGAGAAGTCGGCAAAGATCTTGGAACTTGGTTGCGAGGCGATCGCCAACAAAAGAATGAGATACGTCTCGATTCCCAACAGCCTCAACGCTCTTGTTTTACTTGCTAGCGGTCAGCCCAAATACCAGCCCATCCTTGCCGACTATGCTCGGAAGGTCGCCCGATACCGGGAAGAGTCTTTTGCGACTTGGCACTACGGTTACTCGATCATGTTTCTTGCAGAGTATGTTCTTGCGACCGGCGACGACTCTGTCATGCCCGGCCTAAAGCGCTTGGCTCTAGAGGCGGCTCATGGTCAGAGTAAGGTCGGTTCGTGGGGCCATCGATTCGCATTGGCGGATGGCCGCGTTGGCGGATACGGTTGCATGAATTCACCGGGTATCTCTCTAACGATCTCCATGGTGCTGGCGCGTGAGGCTGGCGTGAACGACCCGGACTTGGATCTCGCGATCACCCGGTCAGCACGATTCTTGAGGTGGTATGTCGACAAGGGTGCCATCCCCTATGGTGATCACGCGCCATGGCCCGGTCACGAAGACAACGGCAAGTGCTCGATGGTAGCCGTGCTCTTCGACTTGTTGGGCGATCGCGATGCGGCGAGTTTCTTTTCCAAGATGAGCACCGCTGCTTACGACGAGCGAGAAAGAGGACACACAGGGAATTTCTTCAACATGCTGTGGGCCATGCCAGGCGTTTCCCGCTGTGGCCCGCTGGCCACCAACGCCTACTGGCAAGAACAGGCATGGTACTACGATCTGGCTCGCGGATGGGACGTTAACTTTCCCTACCAAGGCTCGCCCGTCGGCGAGGAAGAGCACGGCAAGTACGCTGACTTCGATAGCACCGGTGCCTACCTGTTGGCCTATGCCTTGCCACTAAAGAGTCTTTACATCACCGGTAAAAAACCGAGTTCGTTCCCGGCTCTCAATCAGTCGGAGGTGGATGACGTGATTGCAGCGGGACGGGGATTTTTTGAAACCAAAACCAAGGATCGCTTCCGATACAAGCATCGCAGCGAGCAGGAATTGCTCAGCGGGTTATCGAGTTGGTCCCCCTTCGTTCGCAAACGCTCAGCCCTGGAACTAGGGAAACGCAAAGGAGATTTCCAACCAGCCCTCATGAAACTGCTTGCATCGGAGGATCGTTACTCACGCTACGGAGCCATTGAAGCGTTCGGGAAAATTGGCCGAACTGCCGATCCTGTTGCCAGCGTAGCTGCCCTCACGACGGCACTGGAGTCAGAGGATCCGTGCATACGAATCCTTGCCGGAGAAGCCCTCGCCAGCATTGGCAAACCGGCGATAGCGGCCGTTCCAAAGATGCTGGAACGACTTGCAATGACTGACCCCAAGAACGACCCCAGGGCGATGGAGCAACGCTTCCTGTGTTTCAGCCTTTTCAACCGTCGTGGTGGCCTGATCGGCACGTCGCTTGAGGGCGTCGATCGTGAACTGCTTTTGCGAGCGGTCCAAGTCGGTCTCCAGAATGAAGACGGACGAGCACGCGGCAGCCTTGGTTCGGTTTACGAGAATCTCACCTACGAGGAAATCAAACCGATCTTGCCAGCCATTCACCAGGCAATTGTCGAGCCCGCGCCGAGCGGGATTATGTTCGCTAGCGAAATTCGGCTGAGCGGCGTCGCGTTGCTGGCCAAGCACCGCATCCGAGAAGGCATGCCACTGTGCATCCAGATCATGGAAATCGACAAGTGGGGCAAGAAGAAACGCATCGCCGATTGCTTAAAGACGCTGGAAACCTACGGTGCGGCTGCCAAGCCGGTCCTGCCCGAACTTCGGCAGCTCGAACAAGATCTGCTTGCTCACCGAGAGTCGCGAATGCTATCTCCCGTCATCTATCAACTTAGAGACCTCATCCAAGAAATCGCTAACGCGACCGATGTGGGCGAACTTCGCAGTATTCAGGAAAAAAAAGAGAGCTAGCCGATGCGCCTGCCGGCAAAGGTTCGCTCGGAAGCGGTCGATACCTGGCGGTTGATTCCCCATAACTTAGGTGCGAGTTAGGTTCCGATTAACTTGAAATTGCGCAGTTCACCGAAGAATGTTTGGCCAGTCGCGTAGGATCTTCTTGCTACAGCATGGTCCCAAACGGTTAATGACAATCGCTCTGCTCTTGCGAAGCAGGAATCAACCACCAAGGCGGGCTGCAGCAACGGGGCGATTCAAATTGGAGGCTGTCTATGCCAGTTTGAAAGATGGGACTGTCAGTATCCGGCGTACTAGTAGTAACCGAGTGATCCCGAATCGCTCCGTCGATAAGTCAAGACGCTCTGCGGTGCGGCACACGCCAGCACGAAAACTTGGCCTCCCCTCCGTTTGCTTCACCTAGATTGCAACTCACTGTTTTCCAGAATCATGGTTCCAGGATCATGTGGGCGATCCAAGATCAGATGGGCTCCAGGCTCATCGTGCTTCAAGATCACGTTCCATGGCTGCCGTTGGTCTACGCAGGGCGATCGCAAATTCGTCCAAGCTAGGTCAGCAGGCGAGTCCGGTGCATTAGCCAACGCTGCTGAACCGGCCGGCCTAAGGGCTCTCAGCGTGTCTGGTCGTCGCGTGCTCGATCGATGCGTTTTTGTAGCTCCTTGATCAGTGTTGGCATTTCGCCAAATGACGAGAGCCGACTTGGGAACCAAGTCACTGTATCGCCCCAGCGACACGGGACGTTGAGTTCCATCACGCAGTAAGGCGGATTGTTATAGGTCGACAAATTCAACGATCGAACATCGCCCAAATGAATGCGTTCGGATTCACCTCGACGTTCCATCAAAAGATGATCTCGGTCAATCCAAACGTCGCTCACCGGATTCTTAAATCGGATCTCGTACGCGTGGTACATCAACACCCCAAAGCCGACCAGTGGAATGGCCACGCAGATTAGCCCGGTAAAGATCAGCGGCAGCAGCAATACCGCAGCCACAACGACCAGGACCCATGTGTGCGTCATCGCAAAAAGTTCGCGTAAACCTTTCTGGATTGCTTGCGAAGGAATGATCGAGGTGGAACTGATCCGGTCCATTGGTTCACCGAACTCTTTCGAAATAGATTCATGCAACTGACCAAAGGATACACATTCCAACGTCGTATTCCACGAAGGCGTCCAGGTCGGTGGATAGCATCACTCCACACCCAGTGTCGCGACAGAAAACCGCGGAGACCTGTTTAATTTGGTTCTAGGAGACCAATCTAGCCATGTGTAACATTGTCAACGTGAGGAGCGAGCAACAAACCAGTTCGTTTTCAAGTTTCAGCCAATCGTGCTTTCCGGCTTTTTTAGGGCGTCTACCATTCATCGTTATGTGAGCATTGTCTTGCTCGCAACGTTCGCTGCTGGACTGACAGGACTGCCGTTCAACCCGCCAACATCCCCGAAAGAGGGCCGTTTTCCATGTGAGAACTGCCCATGTGGCTGCTCCACGGCGGAGTATTGCTGGGATAAATGCTGCTGCCACAGCGACCTCGAAAAACTCGACTGGGCCAGCAAAAACGGGGTCACGCCACCTGCCTCTTTGATTGCTCGTGTTTCGCTATCCAAGGCTACGGTCGTGGTGGCAAGTCGATGCTCCGCGTCGGAAAAGACTTCCTGCTGCTGCGGTTCTACACACGCGGCCGCGCCTGGTTCAACTGATCCGACGAAGGAAAAGGCAGACACGACGTCCCCACGAATCGTTCGGCTCGAAGACGCCGCAAAATGTCGTGGCCTACAATGGGTTTGGACTACCTTATCAACCGCCATCCTTGATCGGCCAATCCGTGCGGTAGCCTCATCCGACCCACCGCTTCTGTATTGCATGACGGTGACGGATGCTCTCGAGGAATCCAGGTTTGATGCGCCCGAACCGCCTGTTCCCTGGCGATTCGCTTCTTAACAACTCGTGCTTTGTCACAGCCTCATTCTTGGGGTGGTTGGTCTCGTCGTCGGTTCGTTGATTGCCCCAGCTTTGTTGGCCTTAAACCCTGAAGAGCTTCGTGGCTCGCGATATGGCCGGAAATCTTGACGAGTTCCGCTGCTGCCAGCATCTCCTAATTCTGGGCTAGCGCAGAGCACTGAGTTTCAGTTGGTTTCCTTCAATTGTTTCAGTGCACGATCGATTTCTGCGCTGCGCCAATTCCATCTATCTGTTGAGCGGTTTTTCGCTGATCAACAACGTTGCTGCGCATGTACATCGAAGCCTCAGGTCGGACACCTTTGTGACTTCATCCATCGGTACTGCATCAACTTTCATCTCAACACAATTCAATCAAGCTTCCTCCCCAACATGAATAACACTCCCATCAACGACCACCATTCTCCTCGCCAAGGATTTACCTTGGTCGAGCTACTCGTTGTGATCGCCATCATTGGCGTCTTAGTCGGACTGCTTTTGCCCGCCGTCCAAGCGGCTCGCGAAGCGGCACGACGCATGCAGTGCAGCAACAACATGAAGCAGCTCGGTTTGGCACTCCACAACTACGAGTCTGCGTATCGGATTTTCCCCGGTCCCGCGTTTTCAACGTCCAACGCCAGTCAAGTGTACGGCTTCTCAACACAAGCATTCTTGCTGCCGTACATCGAGCAGGCCAGCGTGGAAGCCATGATTGACTATTCCCAACCGCTCTATACCGGTGCGCAGAACAACCAAGTCTTTAATCCGGTCCATGAGAATGTTGCCATGACTCCACTGGCGAGCTTTCGCTGTCCAACAGAACCTCAAGATCCCATTAGTTTTATCGACACGAATACGTTCGCGGGCACCAACTATGTCGTCTGCACAGGCTCGGGCACCGACAAGAACTACGACTCGCGACTGAAAACCGACGGTATGTTTTGGCGGGGCTCGAAAACGGGATTTCGAGATATGCTCGATGGATCGTCCAACACTCTTGTATTCGCCGAATCACTTATTGGCGGCGGGGCCACCTCGCCAGAGCCACCGCCAGTCCAAGCGTTGCCGCATTACCGCTTCATGGCGGCGTATCCCGGCGGGCCTGGCAGCATGCAGGGACCGGGCCTCGGTTTCAATGGTGCACCAGGTGACAATCCCGTGTTGGAAACAGCCGTTGCCAGTGCCGCATCGTGGGCCGGAAACCGATGCAACGCTTGGATTCACGGGAAGGATGCTGACACAGGCTTCAACGCCTACCCCGGTCCCAATGCCAAGACATCGGATGTCATCAAGAACAACTGGGGTTTCCTGGCAACACGCAGCCTCCACACCGGTGGTGTCAACGTTGCCTTTGGCGATGGCAGCGTTCACTTCATTACCGACAGCATCGACATGAAAACCTGGCGTGCCATGTCAACCCGCAATGGACACGAAGTCATCGAGCACCCATGAGCAACAAACTCACGCGTTCATTCGGATCACTCTCAATCTCCACCTTTCACTTAAAAAGAATAATGAACTTCATCCTCCACTCTTCTCGTTCCGTTCTCCTCTTGTTGGCACTTGCGGCCGCGAGTCTAAGCCACTCATCGTTTGTCGTTGCAGACAATGCGGTCTCGACGCACTTCTATCTGGTGGGCGTTGGTCCGGGTGACGCAGACCTGATGACGCTACGGGCAGTCAATACAATCCAAGACGCTGACGTGATCCTTTGCCGCAAAGAGCACGCTGAGATCCTTAGCGAATATCTCGATGGCAAAGAGCTTCACCATGAATTCTCTCGGATGATTCCGTTCTTCAGCCGAGATCCCTCGCTGTACAGCGGCGAAGATCGCAAGCGAGCCGAAGACTATCAAGAGAAACGAGCTAAACTCGTACGGCTGGTGCGAGATGCGGTGCAAGCGGGACGAACCGTTGCAGTCCTCGATTACGGCGACCCGATGATCTACGGGCCAAGAGTGTGGATGCTGCAAGAGTTCCAGGACCTAAATCCAATTGTCGTTCCCGGCCTGAGTTCATTCAATGCGGCTAACGCAGCACTTGGTCTGGGTATCACGTCCGGTGGCCACACCAAAAGCGTCACTTTGACCGCTGGCGATTGGATCCCGGCGGACGACACGATCGAAAAACTGTCGGTTCACCGCAACACGATGGTCTTGTTCACGATGCGAGCGGAATTCGAACACTTCATCAACCAACTCGCGATCAACTACCCGCCCGAAACACCGATCGCGATCGTCCAACAAGCGGGTCGTGCCGATGGCGAGAAGATCATTCACAGCACGATCGGCACAGCCTTTGACGAAATCGATGCAGATGACCTACCATTTGAATATCTGATCTACGTCGGCGACTTTCTGAAGAATGGCGAACGGAAATCGCCTCGATAGAATTCTATCGATTTGAAACAACTTCCATTTAACCTCACTTGAAGAACCTATGAATACTCAAGCACTCCTGATTGCAACCGCCGCGCTCTTGATCAGCGTTGGGTGCAATCGTCCAGCAGAAACCACTGATTCCTCGACGGTGTCGGAACAGACTCTTGTTAAGCTCCAGCAAGCCGATGCTCTCGATGGTCAAGAAGACCACGTCATCGGCAAGTGCTACGTCTGTAGCCTCGGCATGGACGGCAAAGAGGAACTGACGGTCGATACTCACGGCTACGAAGCTCATCTTTGCAGCAGCTCTTGTCGCGATCATTTCGCCGCTTCGGCTGACGAGGTGATTGCATCGACACCGATCCCACAGACTCAAAGCCCAGAGTAGTTTGCCGAGATGAGATGCCCGTCCAGGCAAACTGTCCAGGCAAACTGTCTAGGCATACTGTCTAGGCATACTGCTCAGGCATACTGCGCAAGCCGATCCCTTGCTCTCGGAAGGCTGCCGCCGGCCGAGACAGGGAATGCAAGCGACGGCGATGCGGAACCATTGCAGCTTGAAAAAGTGATCGCGCAAAGGTTCGCTACGTGAAGTGACGGTACCTTGCACTGAACCTTCGATGGCTAAGAAACTTCGACTTACACAGGCAACAGGCGACACGCTTGCCTGGCTGACGAAGCGAAGAAGAAGCGGGCGAGTCGGATTGGTGCTGGCGTTGCCTCGTTGCACGGCTGGCGTCAACGCCAGCGGGCTTGAGGGCGTTTCGCGAAGAGAGCGGGGCTCCTGTTCGTCAGCAAAGAAGGTTCGCCCGTCAGCCTGGCCGCTTTTCTATGTTTGTCGCTGCACTCCTGTGCAGCTTCGGGTGGCTCGCTTCCTTAAAGCTTGTCGGATTGCAAATTTTGGTTTGTCCTACCTGATTTGTCGACAAGTGGAATACCGCTTTCGCTACTTTTGGTTTTTCCAAATCCGAATGGGCTCAATGTCGTTCTGCGAGTCCGCACCTTGGGTGCTTCGACCTCTTCGGATGTCCGATTCAAGCAGGCTAAGCAATCGGCTTGCGATGTCAGGCTCGTTCAAGTAGAGATTGTCCGCTTCACCGATATCGGTCGCCAGATTGTACAACTGTGCTTCCAGGGCGTCCGCTGCAACCGCTTTTTCGCGTGGTGCAGTTAGTCCACCAGACCCGCGAGCCAGCATGAGTTTCCAGTTGCCGGCGCGGTAAGCAAAATGACCGTCGATGGCATGGTGGATGATCCCCTGGCGAGTGGATTGGATCGGCTGTCCCTGCAAGGCCGGCAAAAAGCTGACGCTGTCTTCTGCGGCTCCTGACGGCAGCTCGGTTCCAAGGAGATCCGCACAGGTTGCCATCAAGTCCCACTGCCCGATCGTTTGGTCGGAACGAGTCCCTGGTTCAACTTTGGCGGGCCAACGCAGAACAAACGGCACGCGATGGCCACCTTCCCAGAGATCTCCCTTGGAGCCTCGCAGCGGTCCGCTGACATAGTGGCCTTTCTCTTTGAGTTGCTCGATCTTCGCCATCGCCGAGCACCCGTTGTCAGTTGTGAAAATGACGATCGTGTTTTCCGCACTGTCCGATTGGTCAATCGCATCGACAATCGCGCCGACGACTGCATCGGTCTGCATGACAAAATCACCGTAGCGACCCACGGAACTTTTTCCCTGCCACTCGGGTGATGGCAAGATCGGAGTGTGTGGTGAGTTCAGTGCGATGTAGGCAAAGTACGGTCGCTCCTTCGTTTGCTGCTTGATGTACTGCACCGCTTTTTGCTTAACGATCGGCAGGACATCAACGGCATCGAAGTCGGGTTCCGCTGGCCCCTCACGTATGTACTTCTTAATTGCCGTCGCCTCGCCAACGAAGCGGTCGTTCTCAATGAAAATAAACGGTGTCATGTCAAGCGAGGCGGAGATACCGTAGAAGTAGTCGAAGCCTCTCGATGTTGGGCCATTTTGGATCGAGCCTTTCCAATCGATGTTCCTGGGGTTGTGGCCTTTCCCGGGTGCCTTGCCATCGGTGGTAGGGATATCCATTCCCAGATGCCATTTGCCGATCGCTGCGGTGTGATAACCTTGGTCTTTCAGTAGGTCGGCCACAGTCACCCGATTCGAATCGATCAGCGGCGGACTGTATCCGTAGAGGACGAATCGTTGAAGCTTGGTGCGCCAGTTGTAGCGTCCGGTCAGAATGCTGTACCGCGTTGGTGTGCATACCGAAGACGATGAGTGCGCGTCGGTCATTGACATGCCTTGCGCTGCCAAACGATCGATCGCGGGTGTGGGAACCTTGCAACGATCGGGATTCATTGCCGATACCTCACCGTACCCCATGTCATCGGCGAGAATGAACACGATGTTGGGCGGGCCTGCAAACGCTGGCCCAGCATCCATGCCAATCGCAAATGCAGTCATGGCAGTGAAAAGGATGCCTACCGTAGGAATCGTTGGATGCGTCACGAAACGGCCTCAGTGTGGTTGATGTTGTCGATCAGGTTTCAGCGTAGCAAGGCAGCAAAGGCATCGCTGCAACGAATCCATCGATTGCAATTGACGAAGAGGAGATGCCAAGGATGTATTACCATGACACGAGTCCTGTGTGCCGCTCGTGCCAGTGTCCTTCGTGCCGGTGCCCCTCGTGTCGTTACAGAACCTGGGCGTTCGAGAGCTGCCGCCCTCAAAAAACTTCCCGGCACTACCGCGCCGGGCATCAGTTCCGGGGCAACGCCGTAATCCTGAAACGCGAAGCGACAAGTTGCCACGCTCTTATTCGTTCGTGCCCTCTCCATCCGGCTCCACGTAGCCAGGCTCCCACTGTTCTTCCAACTCACGAGCCTCTTCCAACGCCTCAGGATGCTCTTCAAGGTAAGCTGCAAGTTCATCACGATCAGCAACACTTGAGTTTCCACCCTCAGAACAGCCACTCGTCAAACCGACAAGTCCCAAAGAGAAGATTGCAGCAAAGGCAAACGACATAGAAATAGATGGTTTCACAATATAGATCCCAAGAAAGCGAAAGAAAGAAACTTCCCGGCGTGACCGACTTCTTGATTGAATCGGGCCAATGCCAGAACAAGAACGGTACCAGTCCCAAGGACTGATACCGCAAGAAATTTCAATGCACCAACGTCTTAGCCAACGCCATTTGTTAATGCATTGCAGGCACCGAAAAATCAGAACTCCTGGCCAATCACTTCTTTTGCAGCTCGTGTCCCAAGGGCACCCCACAGCCCGTACGGACTTTGTGAGCCCGGTGGTTGGGCGGTACCCACCGATGACTGGAGAGCAACTCTGGTTGATTGCTGGTTGCCAGCCTCAATCGAGTCAGTGATGAACTTAACCGCTCCATCGCCCATCAGCACATGAACACCACCTTGGTGACGACTGCTTGGCGGAGCGATTGCTGCGGATCTAACGTTATTACTTCCAACGCAAATTCGTTCGTTTGGAGGCCAGATCGTTGTCATCCCGGAGGATGCGGGAGCCGCCCAGGCCCATTTATACCCACGACGGCGTTCAGCACTTGAAATGACTTTCGCACCGTCGCCCCAGAACTGCGGGCGTTCAGGATCAATAATTGCGCATAGGTTGCTCGGCGCCCGGTCCGTTAGCCGCCTACCGTCGATATTGGTGGCTTCGTAACCAATCGCGGTCCGTTTGTCGTTGTCACCTAAGTCGGACATGATCTCGCCGCCCGCGATCGTGTTTGACAGCCCATCTAACACGTCTCGGAACTTAGTCGCTTTTCGAATGACGAACATCCCACGCTGGGCGGCCCGCACAGCCTCCGACGCGCGATCGGTGCCGTTTGCATTCCTTGCCCCTTCGTGCGATTGATGCGGACTGTCACCGTAACAGTAGGCGTAATTGGTTCTTCCTTGAGAAGGGAGACCGTTGCCAGGATCACTTGGGCAACGCAGTCCCGGTATGTTGGTCATCCAGGGCTCGTAGCGGAAATTCGCGTGATGAGCCAACGTCATCTCTGGATTCGGCCCCATAGGCTCCCAGACGTCATTCGTGGTACTGCCGTCGCCATCCGAGTCTAGCGGGTTGGAAATCTGCTCCCACAAAGCTTGCTGCTCGAAGAACGGTGTCATGCCCACCAGCCAATTCAAATAAGTGTTAGTGCTATTTCTGAGCGGCACGATGGAACTTGCACTCGTCACTTTGGAAGTGCCGTCTCCCGTGGTGGGCAATTGATTGTACGCGGAATGGTAGTTGTGCATCGCCAATCCAAGTTGCTTGAAGTTATTGCTGCAGCTCATGCGGCGGGCGGCTTCGCGAGCGGCCTGGACGGCGGGCAGCAACAACCCAACAAGCACGCCAATGATTGCGATCACAACAAGCAGTTCGACGAGTGTGAACCCACGCGGCTTGTGGGAGAAACGTGGAAAAGAAGGCATATAAGGACTCCGAGGACGAGAAGAGCTTGTTCAGAAACAGAACAAGGGGCAAGGTTCCGCTCCTTAAGCGTTTCTAATGTCCAGAATCTATACACCTAAGCAACATTTCCCCTTTTTTCTTCTTCGACGGAGCGAATGAGCGTTTTTTAACGTGAAGTTTGGTGTGTGGCTCCCGAAAACTTGCCCTCCCCAAACTTGCCGGCCCCAATACTTCCCGTACCGAACTTCGCCGAGACTTGAACTTTGTGTCACCTAAACTTCGATCGACACAGCGGCCTCGCGGCTCCTGATCATGGCGATTGGATCTTATACAGGTGCTCTTTTCCGCGGACAAAGATCGCACCGCTGGACACCGCCGGGCACGCTGTCGTGGCCATGCCGGGCACGTCATTGACCGCGATGACCTCGGGGTCACGTTGCGCTTTCACGACTGTGCCAAGACCGCTTTGGTTGAAGAAGTACAAGCGATCGCCAGCGAGAATCGGGGAGGCTAGGTAGTCGCCCGAAATTCGTTTCTTCCAGAGTTCGTCGCCTGTTTCCAGCTCAATGCATGACACGACCCCGTTGTCGGTGACCTGGAAGATCAATCCATCGTGTTGAATCGGTTTGGCAAAACGCGGATTGCCGCGTTCCCGTACCCACTCAACGTGCGAGTCGGTGACGTCTCCTTTGGTGGATGCATCGAGTCGGACCGCGAGCAGCTGCGCGCCACGCGAACCGGTGTTGATGATCGCGAGCTTCTCTTCCGGGATCCACAATGGCCGGATGCCCGCGTTGTAGCTTTTGTGGCGCAGCGTCCATAGCTCATCGCCAGTCTCCAGGTCGTAGCTTTGCATCGCCCGAGCACCAACTGAAAGGATCTGCAGTTGATCGCCAACCGGGACGATGGCAGGCGTGCAGTACGCTTTTCGCATGTCGCCGTCGCGTAGCGGCTTTCCGTCGTCACCGAGATCTTCGTAGTCGGTGGTCCGGTCGGTCCGCCATAGAGTTTGCCCCGTTTCAGCATCCAGTGCGGTTGTGTACTGCTGGTCAACGCCGTCGAACGTCAGCACCAGTTTGTTTCCATACAAAACCGGAGAGGAGCCAGGTCCCCGGAAATGCCGACACGGCAAATCACGCCGCTGCCAAATTACCTCGGCAGTCTTTGCGTCGAGTTTCGCGGTCCCATAGCTACCGAAGTGGACGTAAACGACACTTGGCCCCAGCACACAACTGGGTGCCGCATAATTGTTAAACCCGACAGCCCCACCGAGTTTTTCAACTTCGGCGTTCTCAAACAGCAATCGGTCGTGCAGGATTTCGCCGGTCTGTTCGTCGATCGCGATAACGAATTGCTTCTTGCCATCGGTAGTGGCCGTCGTCAACCAAATCTTCCCATCCGCGATCACCGGTGACGAGTGACCTTCGTCGTGCAGCGGAGCTTTCCAGGCGACGTTTTCGGTATCAGTCCAGTGGATGGGGAGACCTTCGGCATCGGCGTCGGCAACGACACCATCATGGCTCGGTCCATGGCGATCTGGCCACTGTGCCAAGACATTCGGTGCAGACGCAACGAGCGACGCGAGTAGGCCGATGGCAAATAGGGCGATGAAAGACAATCGAGTCATGGCGGTCGCTTAGTCAAAACGCGGTGGGTACAGGTGGGATCAACCGCAGCATTGTACTAAACGTTCTTCGCCACTGCGGGTTGGGTCCAGAGATCTTCCAGTTCCCCGTTGGTGCCACCGAAGCACTTGATGCCGATCGGTGCCATTCATGAATGGCACTATTGGCTGC belongs to Neorhodopirellula lusitana and includes:
- a CDS encoding SAM-dependent methyltransferase; its protein translation is MNFILHSSRSVLLLLALAAASLSHSSFVVADNAVSTHFYLVGVGPGDADLMTLRAVNTIQDADVILCRKEHAEILSEYLDGKELHHEFSRMIPFFSRDPSLYSGEDRKRAEDYQEKRAKLVRLVRDAVQAGRTVAVLDYGDPMIYGPRVWMLQEFQDLNPIVVPGLSSFNAANAALGLGITSGGHTKSVTLTAGDWIPADDTIEKLSVHRNTMVLFTMRAEFEHFINQLAINYPPETPIAIVQQAGRADGEKIIHSTIGTAFDEIDADDLPFEYLIYVGDFLKNGERKSPR
- a CDS encoding DUF6288 domain-containing protein — its product is MISKNRLKQFAFGLLTCVVVISFHATSASAQRRKSIPDFTQGGETDGSHDWTLGPTGARGWIYAWKHTADARQILITRVAKGSPADGILEAGDVILGIDGKPFDDDARIQFARAVTRAEQEESGGVLKLVRWREGQSVNAEIQIPVMGTYSDTAPYDCEKSAKILELGCEAIANKRMRYVSIPNSLNALVLLASGQPKYQPILADYARKVARYREESFATWHYGYSIMFLAEYVLATGDDSVMPGLKRLALEAAHGQSKVGSWGHRFALADGRVGGYGCMNSPGISLTISMVLAREAGVNDPDLDLAITRSARFLRWYVDKGAIPYGDHAPWPGHEDNGKCSMVAVLFDLLGDRDAASFFSKMSTAAYDERERGHTGNFFNMLWAMPGVSRCGPLATNAYWQEQAWYYDLARGWDVNFPYQGSPVGEEEHGKYADFDSTGAYLLAYALPLKSLYITGKKPSSFPALNQSEVDDVIAAGRGFFETKTKDRFRYKHRSEQELLSGLSSWSPFVRKRSALELGKRKGDFQPALMKLLASEDRYSRYGAIEAFGKIGRTADPVASVAALTTALESEDPCIRILAGEALASIGKPAIAAVPKMLERLAMTDPKNDPRAMEQRFLCFSLFNRRGGLIGTSLEGVDRELLLRAVQVGLQNEDGRARGSLGSVYENLTYEEIKPILPAIHQAIVEPAPSGIMFASEIRLSGVALLAKHRIREGMPLCIQIMEIDKWGKKKRIADCLKTLETYGAAAKPVLPELRQLEQDLLAHRESRMLSPVIYQLRDLIQEIANATDVGELRSIQEKKES
- a CDS encoding sulfatase family protein — encoded protein: MTHPTIPTVGILFTAMTAFAIGMDAGPAFAGPPNIVFILADDMGYGEVSAMNPDRCKVPTPAIDRLAAQGMSMTDAHSSSSVCTPTRYSILTGRYNWRTKLQRFVLYGYSPPLIDSNRVTVADLLKDQGYHTAAIGKWHLGMDIPTTDGKAPGKGHNPRNIDWKGSIQNGPTSRGFDYFYGISASLDMTPFIFIENDRFVGEATAIKKYIREGPAEPDFDAVDVLPIVKQKAVQYIKQQTKERPYFAYIALNSPHTPILPSPEWQGKSSVGRYGDFVMQTDAVVGAIVDAIDQSDSAENTIVIFTTDNGCSAMAKIEQLKEKGHYVSGPLRGSKGDLWEGGHRVPFVLRWPAKVEPGTRSDQTIGQWDLMATCADLLGTELPSGAAEDSVSFLPALQGQPIQSTRQGIIHHAIDGHFAYRAGNWKLMLARGSGGLTAPREKAVAADALEAQLYNLATDIGEADNLYLNEPDIASRLLSLLESDIRRGRSTQGADSQNDIEPIRIWKNQK
- a CDS encoding DUF1559 domain-containing protein; the encoded protein is MNNTPINDHHSPRQGFTLVELLVVIAIIGVLVGLLLPAVQAAREAARRMQCSNNMKQLGLALHNYESAYRIFPGPAFSTSNASQVYGFSTQAFLLPYIEQASVEAMIDYSQPLYTGAQNNQVFNPVHENVAMTPLASFRCPTEPQDPISFIDTNTFAGTNYVVCTGSGTDKNYDSRLKTDGMFWRGSKTGFRDMLDGSSNTLVFAESLIGGGATSPEPPPVQALPHYRFMAAYPGGPGSMQGPGLGFNGAPGDNPVLETAVASAASWAGNRCNAWIHGKDADTGFNAYPGPNAKTSDVIKNNWGFLATRSLHTGGVNVAFGDGSVHFITDSIDMKTWRAMSTRNGHEVIEHP
- a CDS encoding DUF1559 domain-containing protein, which produces MPSFPRFSHKPRGFTLVELLVVIAIIGVLVGLLLPAVQAAREAARRMSCSNNFKQLGLAMHNYHSAYNQLPTTGDGTSKVTSASSIVPLRNSTNTYLNWLVGMTPFFEQQALWEQISNPLDSDGDGSTTNDVWEPMGPNPEMTLAHHANFRYEPWMTNIPGLRCPSDPGNGLPSQGRTNYAYCYGDSPHQSHEGARNANGTDRASEAVRAAQRGMFVIRKATKFRDVLDGLSNTIAGGEIMSDLGDNDKRTAIGYEATNIDGRRLTDRAPSNLCAIIDPERPQFWGDGAKVISSAERRRGYKWAWAAPASSGMTTIWPPNERICVGSNNVRSAAIAPPSSRHQGGVHVLMGDGAVKFITDSIEAGNQQSTRVALQSSVGTAQPPGSQSPYGLWGALGTRAAKEVIGQEF